Within the Thermoplasmata archaeon genome, the region CGTTGATCCCGATGCCGCCGGCCTCCAGGTAGTCGAGGTATTCGCCATACGTGGACCAGGTCCACTCGGATGCTTGCGCGTAGTAGGTGAAACGCCGCACCGCGAGCTCGCGGTACCGGTCGCTGATGGGCGCGGGCGAGTCCCCGCAGTTCCCGATCACCTGGGTGGTGACGCCTTGACGCACCGCCGCCTCCGCGGTGCGCTCAACGAGCAGGCCGATGTCGCTGTGGGTGTGAATGTCGATGAAGCCCGGCGTGACGTACTTCCCCGCGGCATCGATCTCAAGCGCCGCGCTCGCGCGGCCGAGCCGCCCCACCGTGGCGATCTTCCCCTTGCGCACGCCGACGTCCCGCAGGGCCCACGGCGTCCCCGTGCCGTCGAGGAGTCGTCCGTTCCGGACGACCACATCGTAGGCCATGCGGGGCGGATTCCACCGGGGACATTAAGCCCGCCGATGGACCCCACGGGCAGCGGGGCCGCAGACACACGGATGGGGCCGCCCGAAATCAACCTTGTTTAAGGTTAACGGGTGTCGACTGCTGCTTGCCGCTCTCCATGGCCCCCGGAATGCCATCCGAAGGTGCGGGCCGCGGGGCCAAAACCTCTTAGCTCCTGGTGACGTCGGAACCGCATGCCCCGGGAACATCACTGGATCCTGGCCCGCGAGATCCTCACGGTGTGCTCCCTGATCCTCGCGGGAGCCATTCTGTTCTACTTCCTCTCCGCCTTCCTCGCGCTTCCGGTCCCGCTCCTCGTCCTGATCCAGGTGGTCCTCGCGGCTTCCGTCGGCCTCCTCGCGATTGGCGTCCTGGGCCGCGCGTTGCGGAGGATGGTCTCGCGGACCTTCAACCCGGGCTTCGGCGCGACGGTCTCCGTGGCCTTCCGCCTGGCCGGGTATGTCGTCCTCTCGTTCGTCGTCCTCGGCCTCCTCGGCGTGAGCGGGACCGCCCTCCTGGCCGGAGGCACGTTCGCGGGGCTCGTCCTGGGCTTGGCGGGGACCACGGTCCTCTCGAACGTCTTCGGCGGCGTCCTCCTCCTGATCGCACGCCCGTTCGAGGTCGGGGACCGCGTGACGATTACGACGTGGCAGTACGGGGTGGTCGTTCCCGCGTACCCCGGGAAGTTCTTTTCCGACGACCGGTTCGTCCCCGGGTACACAGGCGTCGTCGAGGACCTCAGCCTCACGTACACCGCGGTCGCCCTGGACGACGGACCGCTCATGAAGTTCCCCAACAACGTCATGGTCCAGGCCGCGGTCCTCCGGCACTCGAACCCGCGCTGGGTCCGCACCCGGTACGAGGTCCCCGGCCACCCGGACCCGGAGCGGCTGCTCGAGGCCGTGGCCGCGGCCGTCCGCCGGAACCCGTGGATCGTCGACCCGTACCGGGTCCAGGTCCTCCTCCAGGCGATCACGCCCACGTCCACGATCCTCGCGGTGGACGCCCTGTGCAAGAGCGCCTTCGAGGATCCGCCGCGGAGCTCGATCCTCCTCGACGTGTCCCGCGCCGCGGCGAGCCTCGGCGCGTCGGAGGGCTAGGGCTCCCTCTACGGTATATGTTCTCCCGGCGCGGTCGCGCCAACCTGTTTATACCTTGCCGCCGTTCGCATCGCCATAAGATACCATGGGCACTGTCGAAGAGGAGCAGGAAGCATTCCGTGTGCGCACGAAGAAGTCCGCGAAGGCGTTCGAGACGGCCAAGCGGTCCATCCCGTTCGGGGTGAACAGCAACTACCGCCTCCTGGACCCGTATCCGATCTTCGTGGATCGGGCCAAGGGGAGCCGGATCTGGGACGTCGACGGCAACGAGTACATCGATTTCAACATGGCCTTCGGCGCCCTCGTGGCGGGCCACAGCCATCCCGTCCTGACGAAGGCGATGCGGGAGCGCGTGGCCAACGGGACCATCTTCGGGTTCGAGGGGGAGGAAGCCGCCCCGCTCGCGGCCCACATGTGCAAGCGCTTCAACATCGACCGGATCAAGTTCTCGAACACGGGGCTCGAGGGCACCCTGTTCTCCGTGCGCCTCGCGCGGGGCGTCACGGGCCGCTCCAGGATCTTGAAGTTCGAGGGCTGCTACCACGGGAGCCACGACTCCCTCATGGTCTCCATCAAGCCGACCCCGGAGCGCCAAGGCGATCCGCGGCGGCCCACGCCGGTGCCCTCGTCCAAAGGTTTGGTCCCCGACCTCACGAAGAACACGGTGGTCGCGCCGTTCAACGACCTCGCCGCGACGGAGGCCATCGTCCGCGAGAACGCGGACGACCTCGCGGGGATCATCCTCGAGCCGGTCCCCATGAACATGGGTTTCATCCTGCCGAAACCGGGATTCCTGGAGGGCCTGCGCGACCTCGCGGACGACACGGGCGCAGTCCTGATCTTCGACGAGGTCAAGACGTGCGGCAAGTGGTACGGCGGCGCACAGGAGGCCTTCGGCGTCACGCCGGACGTCAAGGTGTTCGGGAAGGCGATCGGCGGCGGCTTCCCGCTGAGCGCGGTTGGCGGCAAGGCCGAGATCATGGACCAGGTCGTCCCGGGCCAGATCGCGCACGCGGGGACGTACAACGCGAACCCCGTGAGCATCCGCGCGGGGCTCGTCACGTTGACGAAGATACTCACTCCGGCGGGCATGAAACACGCGCAGGCCATTGGCGATAGCCTCGCGAAGGGCTACATCGACCTCATCGAGGACCACCACCTGTTCATGAAGGTCCAGTATGCCGGCATCAGCGGCACGGTCCACTTCACGCACAAGCCCGTCGTGGACTGGCGGTCCTTCCAGGGTGTCGACGTGGCGCGCTGGTGGAACTACAACACGGCCATGCTGAACCGTGGGATCATCCCCATGGCCACGGGCCCGGACGAGCAGTGGACGTGCTCCGTCGCTCACACGAAGGCGGACGTCGCGACACACCTCGAGGCCTTCAACGAAGTCGCGGAGATGATCAAGCAGGTCCAGCCGGAGATGCCCCTCATCGAGGCGATCTGAGACGTCGATGCGGTCGACCCAGGAGGACCGGGCGCGTGCCCATCTGTATCGGAGCGCCCTCATCTTCATCAGTGCCGCGGTCGCTTTCGCCTTCGGGGCCGGTTTCGGCTACGAGACCCTCTTCTTCCTGTGGGGTGAACCTGGCGCATCCGTCGGCCTGTGGGGGCTCTACCTGCTGGGCTTCGCGGCCTGTCTCTGGGTGACGTCCGTCCTGTGGAGGAACACGAGGGCTGCGATCCCATAAGGGGGCCATCCAGGTGCCACGCCGCAAGTACGGACGGATGATCAAGCCTCTCCCCGTGCAGGTGAAGCCGGAGAAGTGTCGCTTCTGCAGGGCCGGGAGGCCCTGCCCCGTGCACAAGAGGGAGGAAGCTAGCTCTTCGTCCCCGTGACGAGGCACGCGGCCCAGTTCAACCGTCTGTAGGAGGCGAGTTGGAGTCCCGCGTGGGCCATGAACGCCTCGTACTCCTCGCGGGAGTAGATTCGCACGAAGGGTGCGAGCGCCCACGTGGCGGGCGACAAGACCACCACGATTCCTCCAGGTCGCAGGAGCCGCGCCGCGACGGCCATCCCCTCCTGGGGATCGGACAGGTAGTAGAACGACCCTGCGAGGACGACCGTGTCGAAGCTCCCCTCCCGGAACGGCGGTCGCGTGACGTCCGCCCGCAGGAGGTGTCCTCGGTATCGCGCGCGGCGCAACATCTCCTGCGAGAGGTCGATGCCCACGGCATCCGCAAGGTGGCCGGTCGTGAACCCCGTGCCCACACCGACGTCGAGCACGCGTCCGTGCAACGTGGCGCGCACGTCCGCCAGCCACTCCGGTTTGTAGATCCTCGCGTTGATCCAGTCGTACAGCGGCGCGAGGCGGTCGAAGAACCCGCGTGCGCGGCGGGAGCCCGAGAGCAGCGGCACTGGGGTCCCCGAAGGGCCGCCCGGACTTGAAGGCGTGCCTCAGGCTTCCTGGTAGATGCGCATCATCACGCGAGGGAAGAACCCGAATCCTCGCGGTGCGACGCACTTCTCCTGCATGAAGTACGTGCACGTGTGGCAGCAGTCGCGGAAGCCCGCGGGCTCGTGGTTCGGCGGGCACGTGTACTCGCAGGGCATCGACTCGCGCAGGGTGCGGAGCGGGTGTAGAACTTCCGTACATACAACCCGCATTGTGGAGTAAGAAACGAAAGGGGGATAGGGTTATATCCGAAACGTGGGCATCGACACGGGACCCGCGTGCTGTGCGCGAGCGCGCGCCCTAGGCACGGCCGCACGTGGGTTCTCCACCAGGAAGGCATTCGGATGAGGAAGGTCGCGATCGTCGGAGCGGGCCAGAGCCGCTATGGGGAGTTCCCGGACAAGAGCATCAAGGAGCTGTTCCTCGAGGCCTACCAGGACATGGCGAAGAGCGTGGACCGGAACTACGAGCCGAAGCGGATCGGCGCCGCGTACATCGGCAACCTCGGCTCGGGAGGCTTCCAGCTCGGGAACATGTCCGCCCTCGTGTCCGAGTACGTCGGCCTGCCGCACATCCACGCGATGCGGATCGAGAACGCCTGCGCGTCGGGAGGCTATGCGCTCGCGACCGCGGCGATGGACGTCATGGCCGGCGTGCACGACGTCGTCCTCGCGGGCGGCGTGGAGAAGATGACGGACGTGTCCGGCCTGAAGACGAAGTACTGGCTTGGCGTCAGCGGGGACACGGAGTACGAGCGGCTCGCGGGCACGACGTTCAGCGGCCTGTACGCCCTCATCGCCCAGCGGCACATGCACGAGTTCGGGACGCGGCGCGAGCATCTATCGATGGTCGCGGTGAAGAACCACAAGAACGGCGCGCAGAACCCGAAGGCCCAGTTCCAGCGGGAGACTACGCTCGAGAAGGCG harbors:
- a CDS encoding thiolase domain-containing protein codes for the protein MRKVAIVGAGQSRYGEFPDKSIKELFLEAYQDMAKSVDRNYEPKRIGAAYIGNLGSGGFQLGNMSALVSEYVGLPHIHAMRIENACASGGYALATAAMDVMAGVHDVVLAGGVEKMTDVSGLKTKYWLGVSGDTEYERLAGTTFSGLYALIAQRHMHEFGTRREHLSMVAVKNHKNGAQNPKAQFQRETTLEKAMKAPMVAAPLNLFDCCSTTDGASAVLVTSAEKAKEFTDTPIYIEGFGTASDYLAIHDRVSTTTLEGTRRAADQAYKMAGVGPRDIQIAEVHDCFTIAELLAYEDLGFCEKGKAGSFIAEGHPEITGDKPVNASGGLKAKGHPIGATGTGQAYEMFHQLRGSVQKPTRQVKGVERGLLHNVGGSGGTVVVTVLVR
- a CDS encoding methyltransferase domain-containing protein, translating into MPLLSGSRRARGFFDRLAPLYDWINARIYKPEWLADVRATLHGRVLDVGVGTGFTTGHLADAVGIDLSQEMLRRARYRGHLLRADVTRPPFREGSFDTVVLAGSFYYLSDPQEGMAVAARLLRPGGIVVVLSPATWALAPFVRIYSREEYEAFMAHAGLQLASYRRLNWAACLVTGTKS
- a CDS encoding aspartate aminotransferase family protein, with translation MGTVEEEQEAFRVRTKKSAKAFETAKRSIPFGVNSNYRLLDPYPIFVDRAKGSRIWDVDGNEYIDFNMAFGALVAGHSHPVLTKAMRERVANGTIFGFEGEEAAPLAAHMCKRFNIDRIKFSNTGLEGTLFSVRLARGVTGRSRILKFEGCYHGSHDSLMVSIKPTPERQGDPRRPTPVPSSKGLVPDLTKNTVVAPFNDLAATEAIVRENADDLAGIILEPVPMNMGFILPKPGFLEGLRDLADDTGAVLIFDEVKTCGKWYGGAQEAFGVTPDVKVFGKAIGGGFPLSAVGGKAEIMDQVVPGQIAHAGTYNANPVSIRAGLVTLTKILTPAGMKHAQAIGDSLAKGYIDLIEDHHLFMKVQYAGISGTVHFTHKPVVDWRSFQGVDVARWWNYNTAMLNRGIIPMATGPDEQWTCSVAHTKADVATHLEAFNEVAEMIKQVQPEMPLIEAI
- a CDS encoding mechanosensitive ion channel family protein; this translates as MPREHHWILAREILTVCSLILAGAILFYFLSAFLALPVPLLVLIQVVLAASVGLLAIGVLGRALRRMVSRTFNPGFGATVSVAFRLAGYVVLSFVVLGLLGVSGTALLAGGTFAGLVLGLAGTTVLSNVFGGVLLLIARPFEVGDRVTITTWQYGVVVPAYPGKFFSDDRFVPGYTGVVEDLSLTYTAVALDDGPLMKFPNNVMVQAAVLRHSNPRWVRTRYEVPGHPDPERLLEAVAAAVRRNPWIVDPYRVQVLLQAITPTSTILAVDALCKSAFEDPPRSSILLDVSRAAASLGASEG